Part of the Sulfurimonas denitrificans DSM 1251 genome is shown below.
ATGAACACAACTCCAGATATTTTAAAAGAGTCTGCTTATGCTCTTGGCTCAACCAAATGGAATGTTGTTAAAGATATTATCATTCCTTACGCAAAGGCTGGAATTATCGGCTCATTTATATTGGCTCTTGGTCGTGCTATTGGCGAAACAATGGCTGTAACATTTGTTATGGGCAACGTCCATAAAATCTCAACAGATTTGACACAACCAGCAACATCAATTCCTGTAACACTTGCAAATGAGTTCGCAGAGGCCAATAGCACTCTTTACTACTCATCTCTTTTTGAACTCTCTTTACTTCTTTTAGTGGTTAGCTTTACAATTATTTCCATAGCTAAGTTCTACTTTTTACGCAGAAGAAAGGCTCTATAATGACATACACTCAAAAAAGAATCATAATAAATAAAGCAGTAATGACGCTCTCTACGCTCTGTGCTATTATTGGAATGGGCTTTTTATTTTGGATTTTAAGCGTTCTTGTTATCAATGGTATTGATGCACTGAGTGCAAATATCTTTTTAAATGAAGGTGCCCCTCCTGGAAATGATCAAGGCGGTTTAAAACATGCACTTATAGGACAGCTTTATCTCGTTGGTTACGCTTCTATTTTTGGTGTTCCGCTTGGAATATTGGCTGGTACATACCTTAGTGAATATAGTCAAAAATCAAAAATAGCAGAGGTAGTACGTGATATCTCAGATATTATGATGTCTGCACCTTCGATTGTTATTGGTGCTTTTGTTTATGCGGTAGTTGTAACTCCAATGGGACACTTTAGCGGTTGGGCAGGTTCAATAGCTCTGACAATCATAATGCTACCTATTATCCTAAGAACAACAGATGATATGCTTCAACTTGTTCCATCAACACTAAGAGAAGCCGCATTTGCGCTTGGTGCGCCTAAGTACAAAGTAATTATTCAAGTTGTTTATCGTGGGGCAAAAGCTGGTATTTTAACAGGAATTTTACTTGGAGTAGCACGTGTAGCAGGAGAGACTGCTCCGCTTCTTTTTACATCTTTTAATGATAATTTTTTAAATACAGACATGATGCAACCTATGGCATCACTTACCGTAACTATGTACAACTATGCCTCAAGTCCTTATGAAGATTGGCAACAACTTGGCTGGGCAGCTGCTTTTATACTTAGCATGTTCATCTTAACACTAAATATTTTAGGAAGACTATTTTTACTCAAAAAGAGAGGCAAACATTAATGGCAACAATAATTGAAATAAATAAAAAAAAAGCACTTGAAGTTAAAAACTTTGAATTTACCTATGCGAAAGCAGATGTACCAAGTGTAAAAAAACTATCTATGCCTGTGGCAAAACATAACATAACTGCTCTTATTGGACCATCAGGATGTGGAAAAACAACTCTTCTTAGAAGTTTTAACCGTATGCATGATTTATATCCAAACAACAAATATTCAGGCGAAATTACTTTTAAAGATAGAAATATTTTAACATCAAAAGAGGATTTGATAAAACTTAGAATTCAAATAGGGATGATTTTTCAAAAACCGACCGCTTTTCCAATGAGTATCTTTGATAATGTTGCTTATGGACTAAAACTTCAGGGTATAAAAAACAGAACTGAACTTAGTGGCAGAGTTGAAAAAGCGCTCAAAGATGCAGCTATTTGGAATGAAGTAAAAGATAGGCTAAAACATGATGCAAATGGCTTGTCTGGTGGTCAGCAACAAAGACTCTGCATAGCCAGAGCCGTCGCTGTTGAGCCAGAAGTTCTACTCTTTGATGAGCCAACCTCCGCACTTGATCCTATCTCAACAGGCGGGATTGAAGAACTTATCGTTGAACTAAGAGAGAGAGTCTCTATCATAATTGTTACGCACAATATGCAACAAGCTGCCAGAGTTAGTGACTACACTGGATTTATGTACCTTGGAGAGCTAATTGAACTTGGCAAAACAGAAGAGATATTTGTAACACCTAAAGAGAAATTAACAGAAGAGTATATAACTGGAAAATTTGGTTGAAAAATAGAACTAAAACCGCATAAAAAATATAAAAAGGATAAACAGATGGGAACAAAATATCATGAAAGAATAAACTTTATAAAAGATAAACTATCACTTCTTTTAAAAGATATCATAGCTGCTGATGAACTGTCATTGGAGGCATTTAAGAGTGATGATGCAAATAAATTCAAAGAAGTTGAAACATTGTTAGCAAAGATAGGATTAATAGGCGATGAGATTGACAATGAAGTAATAAAAACATTTGCACTTTTTGGACCTGAAGCTAATGAACTCCGCTTTTTAATAACATTTTTAAAAATGACAAATGAGCTTATAAGCATTGGAGGAGGAGTAAAAAAATATGCACGCAGAATGAGCGAACACTCAAAGAGCGGATGTACTATTGAGCCATTCAAGCCTAGTATCTTACTGCTTCATAAAAGCAGTATAAATGCACTTAAATATATTTTAGAGTGTTTTACAAATATTCAAGAGTGCAATTATGAGGATAATTACAGAAAAGTTCTTGTTGAAGAGAGTATGAATGATGATCTTTTTTCTGTGCTTGAAAAAGAGATATTAAATAAAATAATTGATGAAAAAGAGCTCTCAATTGAGTATGTAAAAGTGCTTGGCAGTTTAAGAAAACTAGAGAGATCCTGTGACAGATCAGTAAATATTGCCAACCTTATGATGTACGCAAAATTGGGCGGAGAGATTAAATTTTTTCAGTGATTGCCTAAAATTTAGACAATTAAAATTACATTTTCTATATATTTTGAGATATACTTCACTTATTAAAACTTAGGAGAAACAGATGGGAAAATTTGTAAATTCCATAGAAGAATTTTTTTCTTTTTGCCAAGAAAATGATGTTAAATATGTAGATTTAAGATTTACTGACTTAAAAGGTACATGGCACCATGTTACTTATAGAGCAAGTGCTATAAACGAAGATAATTTAACAAATGGTTTCCCGTTTGATGGCTCTTCCATAGACAAATGGCAACCAATAAACAAGTCAGATATGATTTTAAAAGCTGATGTTCCTACTGCTTTTTTAGATCCTTTTACAGCTGATCCTACCATTATAATTTTTTGTGATGTTTATGACATCTACAAAGGTCAGATGTATGAAAAATGTCCTCGCTCAATCGCAAAAGCTACTCTAAAACATGCAGAATCTCTTGGTATTGCTGATGCTGCATATTTTGGTCCTGAGAATGAATTTTTTGTTTTTGATGATGTAAGAGTCATAGACAACATAAATGAAGCAGGATATAAAATCGATACTGAAGAGGGTGACTGGAACTCTAACACTCACTACCCAGATGGCTACAACAGCGGACATCGTGGCGGTGTAAAAGGTGGGTACTTCCCAGTTGCTCCAATCGATACTCAGGTTGATTTAAGAGCTGAGATGATGGATGTGTTAGAGCAAGTTGGACTTGAAGTAATTTTAGGTCACCATGAAGTAGCGCAAGGTCAGGGTGAAATTGGCATAGTTTTCTCTGATATGATTGGAGCTGCTGATAATGTTCAAAAATTAAAATATGTTGTAAAAATGGTAGCCCACTTAAATGGCAAAACTGCAACTTTTATGCCAAAACCTCTTTTTGGTGATAATGGAAATGGTATGCATGTTCACCAATCTCTTTGGAAGGATGGAAAAAATCTTTTCTACAAAGAGGGAAATTATGCTAATCTCTCAGAGATGGCTCTTAACTATGTAGGCGGTATTTTTAGACATGCAAAAGCTCTAGCTTCTATTACAAACCCATCTACTAACTCATATAAGAGACTTATCCCAGGATTTGAAGCACCTTCGATTCTTACCTATTCAATGCAAAACCGCTCTGCATCTTGCCGTATCCCTTATGGTGCAGGAGAAAAAACTACTCGCATTGAGATGAGATTTCCAGACTCTACTGCTTGCCCTTACTTAGCATTTTCTGCTCTAATGATGGCTGGACTTGATGGTATCAAAAATAAAACTGTTCCTGTTGGACCAATGGATGAAGATTTATTTGAACTAAGTTTAGATGAGATTCGTGAAAAAGGGATTCCTCAAATGCCTCATACTCTACGTGAAGCAACAGAAGCACTTATAGCAGATAACGAATTTTTAAGACCTGTGTTTTCAAAAACATTTATTGATGATTATCAGCACTACATGTTTGAGAGACAAATCTGGCCTGATGAGAGCCGTCCAACTGCTTATGAGTTCAAAACAACTTATAGCTGTTAACACATTTCAAACCTTTATCCTCGCTTTTTGCGAGGTTTTACTCTCTTTTAAAATAATCAGCTAACCACAATTTTGCTATAATTCACATCACAATAACTGTATATAAGAGTGCATTATTGAAATTCAAATTTTATGAAGGTTTATTATGAAAAATATTCCACAAGGGAAATATCGTCCCTATCCAAAGATAGATTTGCCAGACAGAACTTGGCCAAACAACAGCATAACAGAAGCTCCAAAATGGTGTAGTGTAGATTTGCGTGATGGTAATCAAGCACTTATCAACCCAATGGACATGAATAAAAAACTTTCACTATTTGCACTCTTACTCAAAATTGGATTTAAGGAGATTGAAGTTGGTTTTCCATCTGCTTCAAAAGTTGAATTTGACTTTTTACGCCGCCTAGTAGATGACAAACTTATCCCTGATGACGTAACTATTCAAGTATTAGTTCAAGCTAGAGAGCATTTGATAGAGAGAACTTTTGAAGCACTTCGTGGTGTTAAAAAAGCGACTATTCATCTATACAACTCAACTTCGAGTGCTCAAAGAAAAATGGTATTTCAAAAATCTAAAGATGAGATAATTACTCTTGCGCTAGAGGGTGTTGACCTTGTTAAAAAATATGAAAAATCTCATGATGGAGAGATATTTTTAGAGTACTCTCCTGAGAGTTTTACGGGAACTGAATTAGAGTATGCCGCAAAGATAGCAAATGCGGTAACAAAAAGATGGGGGATTAGTGATAGCAGAAAAGTTATCATAAATCTTCCAGCAACAGTAGAGATGGCAACACCAAATATCTACGCAGATCAGATTGAGTGGATGAGCAGACATTTGGACAATAGAGAAAATGTAATCATTTCAACTCACACTCACAACGACAGAGGGACAAGTATAGCAGCTACCGAGTTAGCACTTTTAGCAGGTGCAGACAGAGTTGAGGGAACACTTTTGAGCAATGGAGAGAGAACAGGAAATGTTGATATTATAACTCTTGCTCTTAATATGACAACTCAAGGTATTGATTCTAAACTTGATTTTTCTAACGTAAATGAGGTTTTAGATGTAGTTGAGAGATGCACGGAGATAGAGACTCATGTTCGTCATCCATACGTTGGAGAGCTTGTATATACGGCATTTTCTGGCTCTCATCAAGATGCGATCAATAAAGGTTTAGCTCATAGAAAATCAAATCCAGCTTCACATTGGGAAGTTCCATATCTTCCTATTGACCCAGATGATGTGGGGCGAAGCTATGAGAGCATCATCCGTATCAATTCACAATCTGGAAAAGGCGGAGTTGCTTATATATTAGAGAAAAATTTTGGATACCAACTTCCAAAAACGATGCATCCAGAGATGGGAAAATTAGTTCAAGATGTAAGTGATAAAAAAGGTCAAGAGTTAAGCTCTGAGGAGATATTTGAGATATTTAACGAGAACTACTTTAACATAAAAGAGCATATCTCTTTGGTTGATTTTACAGTCTCATCGCTAAAAGGTATCTCAAAATGTACACTTACCTATATCCTTAATGGCACTGAGATAGTCTCAAACGGAGAGGGTAACGGTCCAGTGGATGCTTGTAGAGACGCTTTAATGAAAGATTATAGAAACAGTTTTTCTATAAACTCATACTTTGAACACTCATTTGGCAACAAAAGTTCTGCAAAAGCGATAGCATATATAGAGATAGAGACCCCTAAGACTCTATCTTGTTTTGGTGTTGGAGCTGACAATGATATAGCAACAGCTTCAGTAAAAGCTCTATTTTGCGCACTAAACAGAGCTTTTATCTAACCCACTAAGCAAAGAAGAACTCTCTTCTTTGCATTTTTTTAAATATAATAATATAAAATTTAAAAAATTTATCCTTAATATCACTATTAATCAAAAGACATTATGCTACAATTAATTACTACAAAAAAAAGGTTTTATTATGTCAAAAAAAATAGTTGCAATTGGTTTAGTAACACTACTGTTTTCATCACTCTCTGCTTATGAATTAAAATCAAATATGTTGCTTTTAAATGCAGAGCTTAGTGAAGTTCAAAGAGCATTCATCTCAAGTGACCAAACTGGTGTGGAAGAGTCTGTTAAGCGTTTTGCAAAGCATGCACAAGATTTACTAGGAAATAAAGAGAAGTTCTCTTCAATGCTTCCTGAGAAGAAAAAGAACAAAGCAAATGAGGCTGTAATGAGCGCACAAATTATCAGCCACAATGTTCAGATTATCTTAGATGCAATTGAAAATAAACATAACCAATCAGGTCAAGTTCGTAGAGAAGAGGCTCAAAGAGCATACACTTACATAGAGCATGCTTGCTTTAGATGTCATAATATTGTACGTGACGAATACTAAGATATAAAATCCACAAAGAGGCTCACTTTAAAAGAGTAGCTTCTCATTTGTATTTGAATCAGCGTCAATGCGAGGTGGTTTTGAAGTGTCGCTAAAGTACTCTTTTTTTCCATCTATTACAATCTCTTTGATTCCATCAGGGGCTTCAAATTTCCTTGGAATCTGAGGGTATAACTCTAAAGCTTTCTCATAATACATAGAAAAAGCTGGTCCTGCTATTCTACCACCTGTCTCTATTCTATCCATTGGTGTATTATCATCATTTCCAAACCAAACAACAGTCTCAATACTTGGAGAGTACCCTGCAAACCATCCATCCATATTTTTGTTAGTAGTTCCTGTTTTTCCAGCCAATTCAATACCATCAACTCGAGCAGAGCGTCCAGTACCACGCTCAACAACATCTCGCAGTATAGTTGTCATTATATACGCCTGAGCTGGGTCTGTGATGTACTTGCTCTTTAACTCACTCTCAAAAATAGTAGTAACTCCTTTATCGATATTTCGTATAAGAGTTGGTTCAACCTGAACCCCATCATTTGCAAAAGAGCTATAGTAGTGCGCCAATTGCAGTGGGGAGAGAGTAATACTTCCTAATGCTATAGAGAGATCTGGCGGAAGATTTTTAATACCAAATTTTTTAAACTCTCTAAGTAGTTGTGGCAATCCTATATCATTTACTAAATTTATCGTTGCTAGATTGCTTGAGTGCACCAGTGCTTCTCTGAGTGTTAAGAGTCCTTTATAACTCTTTTCATAGTTCTTAGGCTGCCACTTCTGCTCCTCTCCATCTTTGTAATAAGTATATGTTCTTGCAATATCAACCAACTCTGTCACGCCAGAGTAGCCTAAATCAATTGCAACTTGATATATAAATGGCTTAAAAGCAGAACCTGGTTGACGCCTTCCTTGAGTGGCTCTGTTGTACGAGCTTTTTTTATAATCAACACTTCCAACAAGAGCTAAGATATCTCCATTTTTTGGGTTTATTGATACTAATGCGCCATTTAAGAGGTCCGTTTTTGTGCCCTGTTTATCTTTTGAGGGTGTACTTGCTTCTATTCTTGCCACAGAGAGATTGTAAGCTTTTTTAAGCGAATCTTCTGCCGCTTCTTGAAGTTTTAAATCAATTGTTGTATGTACCTCATATCCGCCTGATTTAAAATCGTTTATGCCAATTCCTGCAACTATTCTTTGTACTTCATCTACAATAAATGGTGCACTGTTTTGTGTTAGAGTATCATCAAAAACTTCTGGCTTCTCAAGCAAAGCTTTAGTCTGCATATCATCATCTATCCATCCGAGTGCATGCATTCTTGAGATAACGCGATTTGCTCTGCCCATAGAAATATCATAATTTTTTGTTGGCGCATAAGTACTTGGAGCTTTAGCAAGACCTACCAGAAGAGCTGTCTCTTTTAATGTAAGTTCACTGAGATTTTTATGAAAATAACCATCAGCTGCTGTTTTTATACCATGGTAACCATGTCCAAAATATATCTCATTTAAATATCTCTCAAGTATCTCCTCTTTACTCAAAGAGAGTTCAACTTTAAGAGCATATATAACCTCTTTTATCTTCCTTGAGATTTTTTTATCTCTTGTGAGAAGTCTATTTTTCACTAACTGTTGAGTAATGGTACTTGCACCTTCTACCATTTTTCCAGCTTGCATATCTTTTATAATTGCTCTAAAAATAGCATCAAGATTAATCCCTGAGTGTTCAAAAAAAGTGGTATCCTCAATAGCTAAGAGCGCCTCAATAGCACGTGGAGGTATCTCATCAAATTTCGCATAGTATCTATGCTCATCTTCAAAAAGATTTGCAATTTTTTCACCATGTCTGTCATATATTCTTGTTGTAAGTTGCGGGTGATACTCAATAACTGAAGATATATCATAACTATACTCTTTTAAAAAATAGCCAATAACTATAAAAGGGGTTAAGACAGCGGCTAAGAAGAGCGTAAAGAAGATATTTCTGATAATTCTCATATTCTAAAATCCCTATTTGCAAAATTTGCATCTATTAAAATTTTTGTGTACTCTTGTTTTGGATTTTCAACTACATGTAGTGTCTCTCCACTCTCCACAACCCTGCCATCTTTGAGCACACAAATCTCTTCACAAATCATCTTTGCAGAGTTCATATCATGTGTTACAAATAGCATTTTAAAGCCTAGTTCCTTTTGAAGCTTTTTTAGGAGTTCCAAAATCACAACCCTTGTTTTAGGGTCAAGAGCGGTTGTAGGCTCATCAAGCAACATAAGTTTTGGCTCATGACTTAGCGCCATAGCTATTACCACTCTTTGAAGTTGCCCACCTGAGAGCTCAGGAGCAAATCTATCAAGGAGCTCTACATCCAAATCTACTTGAGCGAATAACTCTTCAACTCTCTTACTTGAGACAAAAAACTGTTTTTTAATCTTTGTTAGAGGAGAGAGAGCAGTAAAAGGGTTTTGTGGAACAAACGACACACTCTTCCCAGCTATAAGTTCAAAACTGTTTTCGTATTCTAGCGACATTTTCATACTGCTTGGCAACATATTTAAGAGCGCCTTTATTGTGAGGCTTTTTCCACTTCCGCTCTGTCCAACAAGAGCTAGAGATGAGTTGATATTAAAACTTACATCTACTAAAGTTTTTTCATTGATGCTTACATGTAGTTTTGAAATTTTCATTTTTGAATCTTATCCAAACTTCTGCATAATGCTCTTAAATCTTCACTACTCTCGCCAATTCTAGCAATAAGGCGGATGATAGCACGCTCTACTGTTGGCTGTCTTATGCCGCCAACAGAAAAACCTAACTTTTTAAGTTCATCACGTATTTTTATAACTTTCTCATTATCATCTATTACAACACTGCAAATTAGAGCATCCATCTTGATACCAAGTTCATCATAAACTATCTCTTGCCTTTTTCTTATCTCCTCTTTTAAAGAGTCTAAATTCTCTAAAATGTACTTAAGTGCGTTGTGAGCTAAGAGAGTATCATAGAGTGAGAGTGAAGTTGCATAAATTATAGGCTTTGCACGATTTATTAAATACTCAACAATATGAGAAGAAGCTAAAATAAAAGCGCCAAAACTTCCATAAGCTTTACCAAGCGTTCCCATTTTTATATGGTTTGGCTTTATGCTTATGTTATAGTGGTCATAAATTCCCATCAAATGCTCTCCAACAACTCCACTGCTATGTGCTTCATCCATTATCAAAATTGCATCATAAGCATCACAAAGTTCAAAAACTCTTCTATCTACCATATCGCCATCCATAGAGTAGATTCCCTCAACTGCAACTATTTTTCTCTGGGCTTTAGTTGTCTTTAAAAGCTTTTGTAACTCTTGCATATCATTATGTTTAAAAAATTTTACATTTATCTTTTTAAAATTGGTAGCTAATATGCCTGAGGCGTGATACTTCTCATCCATAAAAAGAACATCTTTTGAGCGGACTAACGCTTCAATCAAAGCAATATTTGCATTAAAACCGCTTCCTAAAATAACCCCGTCTTCAAAGCCATTTGCAACGCAAAGCGCATCTTCAAAATCTTTATGAATCTGATGATACCCATTTACTAAAAGAGAGGCTTTAGAGGAGTGAAGAGGCATATTTGAGAGTCTCTTACATGTAGCCTCATGTAGTGCTTTATTGTGAGAGAGCCCTAGATAATCATTTGAAGCAAAATCCAAAATTGATGTATCCACCACCTCTCTACTTCTGTATCTTGAAGCTCTCTTTAGCGCTTGGAGTTCATTAGTGTAATACATTATATAGCAACAACCCTGTTTCTTCCAGCATTTTTTGCCTCATAAAGAGCTTTATCTGCCCTTTTAAAAGTAAGCTCTAAATCCTCATCTTTTTTATACTCTGTAACACCAAAACTCATAGTTATTGCAACTATTTGATTATGTTCTTGTACTTTTGACCTAATCTTATCTGCCAACTTATAAGCATCAGATTTATTTACATGTGGAAGGATAAGAGCAAACTCCTCTCCTCCAATCCTGCAAAATATATCACTATCCCTTAAGCATGTAGTGATGAGTTTTGTATATTCAATTAGAACTTTATCTCCCACGTCATGCCCATAATTATCATTAATATTTTTAAAATTATCCATATCAAAAATAACTAAAGAGAGAGGATAAAAGTATCTGTTTGAGCTTGCGCACTCTTTTTTTATCTGTTTATTATAGCAGTAACGATTTCTGATTTTTGTAAGAGGGTCGGTTATGTTTGTATGTTCTAACTCTTTTTGATAAATTTTCTCATCTGTTATATTTGAAAAGATAGCACTATAGTGAGCATCTTCCTCTGATATCAAAGAGACTCCTACCGTAAAGTAATACTCTTTTTCATTATATAAAATTTTTACAAGGCTATTTTTTGGATTTTTTATAAGATACTCAAGCCAATTCACACCATCCATATCTTTATATATACAACCCTCTTCTTTTACAAAAAAATCAGAAATTGATTGGTGCTCAGCTTTGAAAGCTTCTAGTGTGTCGTAATCATTAAAATATTTAAAAAAAGTTTTATTCATATTGATGATATTATCTTTATCTACCACCATCACTATATTTGATGAGGAGTCAATAATATTTTTATAGTACATCTTCTGTTTTTTATTTCTATAATGTAAAAAACTCCCAAGAACAGCCATCATTATCATAAAAGCAACTATCGCAATACCAATCCACTTATACATGAAAAAATCCAAGTTAATGTTTAAAACATCATCCCTCTTTTTAAACATTATGTAGTGTCCAATAACTATATTTTGAATATTTTTAAGTGGATAAGTGCTTATGATATAGTGATTTTCAAACTTTTGTGGCGTGTGAATATAGTTATGAACTCCGTTTTTTCTTAAATATTCCATCAATACAACAGACGCATCTATGTTTGCTACATAATAATCATCTATAAAATTTTTACTCAAATGGTTTTTTAAAGTATTTTTGTACTCTTTGCTTAAAACTACGATAGAGTCAACTCCTATATCTTTCATCTGCTTGGAAATAGCATCAAATCTTGAGGATAGCTCCACTAAGCCAACAAGGGCACTGTTTTTTATAATAGGAACTATTGCTCTTATGCCAAAATCACCCTCTCCTATACTCACAGAAATAAGAGGCTTTTTAAGTGTTGATGCTTCAAGCAAGTCTTCTCTATTTTGATTTGAAACTGCTCCATTTTGCCCATTTGAACTAACATATATAGATTGCAAATCTTTATCAAGTATCTGCATCCAACTATTTTTATACAACTCATTTTCTATGAATTTTGAAATCAGTTCATCATAAGAGCTATTTTCAATACTATTACTAGAGATACCCTCTGCTAAAGATTTATCGTTTGCTATGGCAAAAGCAGTAGCAAGTGTAGTTTTTTGCCTATTAAGAATCATCTTCTCAACTTGCTCTCTCATTAAAGAGCTCTCTTTTTTATAACTCTGCTCTTTTATTTTGTGTTGTTCATTGCCAATAAGGCTTATATAAACTATTGCGATAAAGATAATTAAAGCTACAACAATTGTTCCAATAAAATAGGCTCTATTAAGTTTTAAAATAAGAAACCCCTTAAAAGATTCGTATTTAACCCCATTGCGGTACTCTCATATCCTGTTGTGCTTTTAATATATTTTTTACAAAAGCCCTCAACCATACATGCACCAGCTTTGCCTCTCCACTCTCCACTCTCTATGTAGCTGTCTATATCATCCATATCAAAAGCATCAAAGAGATAATCCGTTTTAGAAATATCGATAATTTTTATGCTCTTTGATTGAAAAATCATACATGTAATAATAGTAGTAACACTCTGGCTTTGAGTCATTAATATATTGCGTGCATCATCAGCACATTTTGCTTTTCTGAGTAATTTACCTCTTGAGACAACAACAGTATCTGCAACTAA
Proteins encoded:
- a CDS encoding aminotransferase class I/II-fold pyridoxal phosphate-dependent enzyme; translated protein: MYYTNELQALKRASRYRSREVVDTSILDFASNDYLGLSHNKALHEATCKRLSNMPLHSSKASLLVNGYHQIHKDFEDALCVANGFEDGVILGSGFNANIALIEALVRSKDVLFMDEKYHASGILATNFKKINVKFFKHNDMQELQKLLKTTKAQRKIVAVEGIYSMDGDMVDRRVFELCDAYDAILIMDEAHSSGVVGEHLMGIYDHYNISIKPNHIKMGTLGKAYGSFGAFILASSHIVEYLINRAKPIIYATSLSLYDTLLAHNALKYILENLDSLKEEIRKRQEIVYDELGIKMDALICSVVIDDNEKVIKIRDELKKLGFSVGGIRQPTVERAIIRLIARIGESSEDLRALCRSLDKIQK
- a CDS encoding sensor domain-containing diguanylate cyclase — protein: MREQVEKMILNRQKTTLATAFAIANDKSLAEGISSNSIENSSYDELISKFIENELYKNSWMQILDKDLQSIYVSSNGQNGAVSNQNREDLLEASTLKKPLISVSIGEGDFGIRAIVPIIKNSALVGLVELSSRFDAISKQMKDIGVDSIVVLSKEYKNTLKNHLSKNFIDDYYVANIDASVVLMEYLRKNGVHNYIHTPQKFENHYIISTYPLKNIQNIVIGHYIMFKKRDDVLNINLDFFMYKWIGIAIVAFMIMMAVLGSFLHYRNKKQKMYYKNIIDSSSNIVMVVDKDNIINMNKTFFKYFNDYDTLEAFKAEHQSISDFFVKEEGCIYKDMDGVNWLEYLIKNPKNSLVKILYNEKEYYFTVGVSLISEEDAHYSAIFSNITDEKIYQKELEHTNITDPLTKIRNRYCYNKQIKKECASSNRYFYPLSLVIFDMDNFKNINDNYGHDVGDKVLIEYTKLITTCLRDSDIFCRIGGEEFALILPHVNKSDAYKLADKIRSKVQEHNQIVAITMSFGVTEYKKDEDLELTFKRADKALYEAKNAGRNRVVAI
- the maf gene encoding septum formation inhibitor Maf — protein: MIRLASSSTTRAKLLQSAGIDFIQQSVDFDEDSVIATSPKNFVYQATIGKFEANLKAFGYEDYPLLVADTVVVSRGKLLRKAKCADDARNILMTQSQSVTTIITCMIFQSKSIKIIDISKTDYLFDAFDMDDIDSYIESGEWRGKAGACMVEGFCKKYIKSTTGYESTAMGLNTNLLRGFLF